Proteins co-encoded in one Govania unica genomic window:
- a CDS encoding ribonuclease E/G has translation MAIRMLVDSTHPEETRVAIVRGNRVEDFDFEAAAKKQLKGNIYLAKVTRVEPSLQAAFVDYGGNRHGFLAFSEIHPDYYQIPVEDREALLAEEAEMAAYDRDHDHDHDDDHDDDDNHDAHDHDHENGDNHEVEAIVSHHDDLSDELLHRPKKLKRRYKIQEVIKRRQVLLIQVVKEERGNKGAALTTYLSLAGRYCVLMPNTLHGGGISRKIANPTDRRKLKSILSDLNMPDGMACIIRTAGLSRTKAEIKRDFDYLERTWDDIRALTMESIAPALIYEEGDLIKRAIRDHYNKDIEEILVDGEEGYKSAKSFMKLLMPSHSKKIKNYKDRVPLFQRFQVEAQLDSMYNPVVQLRSGGYIVINPTEALVSIDVNSGKSTREHNIEETALRTNLEASEEVARQLRLRDMAGLIVIDFIDMEDRNNARNVERKLKDCLKADRARIQVGKISPFGLMEMSRQRLRPGILEASTHSCPQCEGTGIVRSVESSALHALRSLEDEGIRGRSAVVHMFLAGPVALYVLNHKRPQIAEIEARYGFQVFIEVDNTLMAPKFRFERDNTPREMIIDLAIDQPLVIAPDEDDDDDIEDELEDNEVEAEVGAEDDGEAEDDNEAPKEPQAERSREAREGRAETHAEGDERRKRRRRRRRRGRNGENGAEDSTEDHRPQHTVHVEGAEAPEGDEGEDDETEQGEFETQSHEGEDQPRRRRRRGRRGGRRRGRTGDEMTAEGETDSEHRAEPVAAETATVATEAHEPATSEAVTEVAASSVEAVAEEPTAKPKRAPRRKKDAAAKDTAVETVTAEVAAPTAVEVAAPTVDADSAEKPKPRRRAPAKAKKAETEEAAEAPVKAKATKAPAKPKAPAKAKAAKAAPEAQAAAEPVVAEAKPAPATQAKPEPALAPTAEAVVQPAAARHLASAPVEVKDVGDASSDNTRKGWWSRTFGN, from the coding sequence ATGGCAATTCGTATGCTCGTCGACTCTACCCACCCGGAAGAAACCCGGGTTGCGATCGTCCGGGGCAACCGCGTTGAAGACTTCGATTTCGAAGCCGCGGCCAAGAAACAACTCAAGGGCAATATCTATCTGGCCAAAGTGACGCGGGTCGAACCCTCGCTTCAGGCCGCCTTTGTGGATTATGGCGGGAACCGGCACGGTTTCCTCGCCTTCAGCGAAATTCACCCCGACTATTACCAGATCCCGGTCGAAGACCGCGAGGCGCTGCTGGCTGAAGAAGCCGAAATGGCCGCCTACGACCGCGATCACGACCATGATCACGATGACGACCATGACGACGACGACAACCACGATGCCCATGACCACGACCATGAAAATGGCGACAATCATGAAGTCGAGGCCATCGTCTCCCACCATGACGATCTGTCGGATGAGCTGCTGCATCGCCCCAAAAAGCTGAAGCGCCGCTATAAAATTCAGGAAGTCATCAAGCGCCGTCAGGTGCTGCTGATCCAGGTCGTCAAAGAAGAACGCGGCAACAAGGGCGCGGCTCTGACCACCTATCTGTCGCTCGCCGGCCGCTATTGCGTCCTCATGCCGAACACGCTGCATGGCGGCGGTATCAGCCGCAAGATCGCGAACCCCACCGATCGCCGCAAGCTGAAGTCGATCCTCTCGGACCTCAATATGCCAGACGGCATGGCCTGCATCATCCGCACCGCCGGCCTCTCCCGCACCAAGGCCGAGATCAAGCGCGATTTCGATTATCTCGAACGCACCTGGGACGACATCCGCGCGTTGACCATGGAATCCATCGCCCCGGCCCTCATTTATGAGGAAGGCGATCTGATCAAGCGCGCCATCCGCGACCATTACAACAAAGACATCGAAGAAATTCTCGTCGACGGCGAAGAAGGCTATAAATCAGCCAAAAGCTTCATGAAGCTTCTGATGCCGAGCCATTCGAAAAAGATCAAGAATTACAAGGACCGGGTGCCGCTGTTCCAGCGCTTCCAGGTCGAAGCTCAGCTGGATTCGATGTATAATCCCGTGGTGCAGCTGCGCTCGGGCGGTTATATCGTCATCAACCCGACCGAAGCTCTGGTGTCCATCGACGTCAACTCGGGCAAATCCACGCGCGAACATAATATCGAGGAAACGGCGCTCCGCACCAACCTCGAAGCTTCCGAAGAAGTCGCCCGTCAGTTGCGCCTGCGCGACATGGCCGGTCTCATCGTCATCGACTTCATCGACATGGAAGACCGCAACAACGCCCGCAATGTCGAACGCAAACTGAAGGACTGCCTCAAGGCCGACCGTGCCCGCATTCAGGTTGGCAAGATCAGCCCGTTCGGTCTGATGGAAATGTCGCGCCAACGCCTGCGCCCCGGCATTCTCGAAGCCAGCACCCACAGCTGCCCGCAGTGCGAAGGCACCGGCATCGTGCGCTCGGTCGAAAGCTCGGCTCTCCATGCCCTGCGCTCGCTTGAAGACGAAGGCATCCGCGGCCGTTCGGCGGTGGTGCATATGTTCCTCGCCGGTCCGGTGGCGCTTTATGTGCTCAACCACAAGCGTCCGCAGATCGCCGAGATCGAAGCCCGTTATGGCTTCCAGGTGTTCATCGAGGTCGACAATACCTTGATGGCGCCGAAGTTCCGCTTCGAGCGCGACAACACCCCGCGCGAAATGATCATTGACCTCGCCATTGATCAGCCGCTTGTCATCGCCCCCGACGAAGATGACGACGACGACATCGAGGACGAGCTGGAAGACAACGAAGTCGAGGCTGAAGTTGGCGCCGAAGATGATGGCGAAGCCGAAGACGATAATGAGGCTCCCAAAGAGCCGCAGGCCGAACGTTCGCGTGAAGCTCGCGAAGGTCGGGCCGAAACCCACGCCGAAGGGGATGAACGCCGCAAGCGTCGCCGTCGCCGGCGTCGGCGTGGCCGCAATGGTGAAAACGGTGCCGAAGACAGCACTGAGGATCACCGTCCGCAACACACAGTCCATGTCGAAGGTGCTGAAGCTCCCGAAGGAGATGAAGGCGAGGACGACGAAACCGAACAGGGCGAATTCGAAACCCAAAGCCACGAGGGTGAAGATCAGCCGCGCCGCCGTCGGCGTCGTGGCCGTCGCGGCGGTCGCCGCCGTGGCCGCACCGGAGACGAGATGACAGCCGAAGGCGAAACGGACAGCGAACACCGCGCCGAACCCGTTGCCGCCGAAACCGCAACTGTCGCCACCGAAGCACATGAGCCCGCCACAAGCGAAGCCGTGACCGAAGTTGCAGCAAGCTCCGTCGAAGCCGTCGCGGAAGAACCCACCGCCAAACCAAAGCGTGCCCCGCGCCGTAAAAAGGACGCAGCCGCCAAGGACACCGCGGTCGAAACCGTCACTGCCGAAGTCGCCGCTCCGACAGCCGTCGAAGTAGCCGCCCCGACGGTTGATGCCGACAGCGCTGAAAAGCCAAAACCACGCCGCCGCGCCCCCGCCAAAGCTAAAAAAGCCGAGACGGAAGAAGCAGCCGAAGCTCCGGTCAAGGCCAAGGCCACAAAAGCCCCAGCCAAACCAAAGGCTCCGGCCAAGGCCAAGGCCGCGAAAGCAGCCCCGGAAGCTCAAGCTGCGGCCGAACCCGTGGTGGCCGAAGCCAAACCAGCGCCTGCGACTCAAGCAAAGCCGGAACCTGCCCTCGCCCCCACGGCTGAAGCCGTAGTCCAACCCGCCGCCGCCCGCCATCTGGCCAGCGCCCCGGTCGAGGTCAAGGACGTCGGCGACGCCAGCAGCGACAACACCCGAAAAGGCTGGTGGTCCCGCACGTTCGGGAACTGA
- a CDS encoding N-acetylmuramoyl-L-alanine amidase — MATVLSVLGLVTIFSSAVALTIGDVRIGQNDGKTRFVIEADGALPSTAVVMTGPDRVIIEIPAADVQARSVNGGGVIAGYQFEVADGGKTRIILTLRSPALVASRFGIPPRDGRGHRLVIDLAPANRAAFEAAQAPAAAQVQAPVQAQVQAPPPPVAAPEVPGPPLPPPPKREGGGRRVVVLDAGHGGQDPGARAVNGRNEKDITLAAVHVIKGTLEATGRYRVVLTRSTDVYIPLRQRFQIARKAGADLFISVHADSCQGCKASGASVYTLSETSSDKEAAALAAKENKSDIIAGIDLGSQEPEVSSILIDLARRETMNYSANFATSLVREMAKSVPVRDNTHRFAGFMVLKAPDVPSVLLEMGYLTNPQDAETLSSRNGLERLGGAVLRAVDGYFLKVATN, encoded by the coding sequence TTGGCGACGGTTCTGTCGGTGCTGGGGCTCGTGACGATTTTTTCGTCGGCGGTCGCTTTGACCATTGGCGATGTGCGCATTGGCCAGAATGACGGCAAGACCCGTTTTGTGATCGAGGCCGACGGCGCGCTGCCGAGCACGGCGGTGGTTATGACCGGGCCCGACCGGGTGATCATTGAAATTCCGGCTGCTGATGTGCAGGCACGCTCGGTGAATGGCGGCGGGGTCATTGCGGGCTATCAGTTTGAAGTGGCGGACGGCGGCAAGACCCGGATCATTCTGACCCTCAGAAGCCCGGCGCTGGTGGCGAGCCGGTTCGGCATTCCGCCACGGGACGGCAGGGGGCACCGGTTGGTGATCGATCTCGCTCCGGCGAACCGGGCGGCGTTTGAGGCGGCTCAGGCACCTGCTGCTGCACAAGTTCAGGCTCCGGTTCAGGCACAAGTGCAGGCGCCGCCACCGCCTGTGGCTGCGCCTGAGGTGCCCGGGCCGCCACTGCCGCCGCCGCCGAAACGCGAGGGCGGGGGACGCCGGGTCGTGGTGCTCGATGCCGGTCATGGCGGGCAGGACCCGGGGGCGCGGGCGGTCAACGGCCGCAATGAAAAGGACATTACGCTTGCGGCTGTGCATGTGATCAAGGGCACGCTTGAGGCCACCGGCCGCTATCGCGTGGTGCTGACGCGCAGTACGGATGTCTATATCCCGCTGCGTCAGCGCTTCCAGATCGCGCGCAAGGCGGGGGCGGATCTGTTTATCTCGGTGCATGCCGACAGCTGTCAGGGCTGCAAGGCCAGCGGGGCGTCGGTCTATACGCTGTCTGAAACCTCGTCGGATAAAGAAGCGGCGGCGCTTGCGGCCAAGGAAAATAAGTCCGACATCATTGCGGGGATCGATCTTGGTAGTCAGGAGCCGGAGGTGTCGAGCATCCTGATCGACCTCGCCCGCCGGGAGACCATGAACTATTCCGCCAATTTCGCCACCTCTCTGGTGCGCGAGATGGCCAAATCGGTGCCGGTGCGCGATAACACCCACCGTTTTGCCGGTTTCATGGTGCTGAAGGCCCCGGATGTGCCGTCTGTTTTGTTGGAAATGGGCTATCTCACCAACCCGCAGGATGCCGAGACGCTGTCGAGCCGAAATGGGCTTGAGCGGCTTGGCGGTGCCGTGCTTCGGGCTGTGGACGGCTATTTCCTTAAAGTGGCAACCAATTGA
- a CDS encoding penicillin-binding protein 1A, with amino-acid sequence MIEITPERRERSQPPQKPKPERKRGRLKSIILGCLAGALLLVVTGVIGFFVMLHHYGSELPDYQQLENYNPPVVTRIYAGNGTLFEEYAREKRLFVPIDTIPKPVIHAFLAAEDKGFFTHGGLDFSGITRAVFTNVYNKLVGRRPIGASTITQQVAKNFLLTNEVSYERKIKEAILAYRIERAFTKDQILELYLNEIYLGVGSYGVAAAAQTYFDKALNELTVSEAAYLAALPKGPNNYNPLRRHAAAVARRNWVIDQMRSAGYLDKAQAEAAQAEPLVAHFDSSQQQFHAHYFAEEVRRDLYKKYGEKGLYEAGLSVRTSLDPRLQMIASRVLKQGLENYDRRHGWRGAIKRYDSDIMANDGWAKALTGEAIILGDPEWRLAVVTAVTEGGARIGLADGTTGFVPLSEMTWARKWMPGEYLGSAVTKVADVLELGDVVPVAPVAGDPGHKTYSLKQIPAVGGALVAEDPHTGRVLAMVGGFSYGDTYGSSEFNRATQALRQPGSAFKPFVYAAALESGLTPSSLVLDAPFVVDQGPVLGLWKPSNYTEDFYGPSTLRTGLEKSRNLMTVRLAQHLGMKKVVDYARRFDIQPNMPPTLSMSLGAGETTLLKLTNAYGMLVNGGKKIEPSLIDRIQDRYGKTIFREDARACEGCDAAWNGQEPPQLPDPRAQVIKPQTAYQVVSMLEGVVQRGTGRSVAAVGKPLAGKTGTTNDYFDAWFVGFSPDLVVGVFIGFDQPRSLGKGETGSVAAAPIFRDFMKDALKDKPGTPFRIPPGLMLVRVNPQTGQPVGYDDPRGILEAFLPGTEPNGEMTVLDGSTGEMRPATATPDSKIKEGTGGLY; translated from the coding sequence ATGATCGAAATTACACCGGAACGCAGGGAGCGGTCACAACCGCCCCAAAAGCCCAAACCCGAACGCAAGCGCGGTCGCCTGAAATCCATCATCCTCGGCTGTCTGGCGGGCGCGCTCCTGCTTGTGGTGACCGGTGTGATCGGCTTTTTCGTCATGCTGCATCATTACGGGAGCGAGCTTCCGGATTATCAGCAGCTGGAGAATTACAACCCGCCGGTGGTGACCCGGATCTATGCCGGGAATGGCACTCTGTTTGAAGAATATGCCCGTGAAAAGCGGCTGTTCGTGCCCATCGACACCATTCCGAAGCCGGTTATCCATGCCTTCCTCGCGGCTGAGGACAAGGGCTTTTTTACCCATGGCGGGCTTGATTTCTCGGGCATTACGCGCGCGGTCTTCACCAATGTTTACAACAAGCTGGTTGGGCGGCGTCCGATCGGGGCTTCGACCATCACGCAGCAGGTGGCGAAAAACTTCCTGCTGACCAATGAGGTCAGCTATGAACGCAAGATCAAGGAAGCCATCCTCGCCTATCGGATCGAGCGCGCCTTTACCAAGGATCAGATCCTTGAACTTTATCTGAATGAGATCTATCTCGGCGTCGGCTCATACGGGGTGGCGGCTGCGGCTCAGACTTATTTCGACAAGGCGCTCAATGAGCTGACGGTGTCCGAGGCGGCTTATCTCGCGGCGCTGCCGAAGGGCCCGAACAATTATAACCCCTTGCGGCGTCATGCGGCGGCGGTGGCGCGGCGCAACTGGGTCATCGACCAGATGCGGAGCGCGGGCTATCTCGACAAGGCGCAAGCCGAGGCCGCGCAGGCCGAGCCGCTCGTGGCCCATTTCGACAGCAGTCAGCAGCAGTTCCACGCCCATTATTTCGCCGAGGAAGTGCGCCGCGATCTCTATAAAAAATATGGCGAGAAGGGGCTTTATGAGGCCGGGCTTTCGGTCCGCACCTCGCTTGATCCCCGTCTTCAGATGATCGCCTCTCGGGTGTTGAAGCAGGGGCTTGAGAATTATGACCGTCGCCACGGCTGGCGCGGGGCCATCAAGCGCTATGATAGCGACATCATGGCGAATGACGGCTGGGCCAAGGCGCTGACGGGTGAAGCGATCATCCTCGGAGACCCGGAGTGGCGGCTTGCCGTGGTGACGGCGGTGACCGAGGGCGGGGCGCGCATTGGCCTGGCCGACGGCACGACCGGCTTTGTGCCGCTGAGTGAAATGACCTGGGCCCGCAAATGGATGCCCGGAGAGTATCTCGGCTCGGCGGTGACCAAGGTCGCCGATGTGCTTGAGCTTGGCGATGTGGTGCCGGTCGCGCCGGTTGCGGGCGACCCTGGGCATAAGACTTATAGCCTTAAACAGATTCCGGCGGTGGGCGGCGCGCTGGTGGCGGAAGATCCGCATACCGGGCGGGTGCTGGCCATGGTCGGCGGCTTCAGCTATGGCGATACTTATGGGTCGAGCGAATTCAATCGTGCCACCCAGGCGCTCCGGCAGCCGGGGTCGGCGTTCAAGCCGTTTGTCTATGCGGCGGCGCTTGAGTCCGGCTTGACGCCGTCGAGCCTTGTGCTTGATGCGCCGTTCGTGGTCGATCAGGGGCCGGTGCTCGGGCTGTGGAAACCATCGAACTATACTGAGGATTTCTATGGGCCGAGCACGCTCCGGACCGGGCTTGAGAAATCGCGCAACCTGATGACGGTGCGGCTGGCTCAGCATCTCGGCATGAAAAAGGTGGTGGACTATGCCCGCCGCTTTGACATTCAGCCCAATATGCCGCCGACCCTGTCGATGTCGCTTGGGGCCGGGGAGACCACTTTGCTCAAGCTGACCAATGCTTATGGCATGCTGGTCAATGGTGGCAAGAAGATCGAGCCGAGCCTGATCGACCGCATTCAGGATCGTTACGGCAAGACCATCTTCCGGGAGGATGCGCGGGCCTGTGAAGGCTGTGACGCGGCCTGGAATGGGCAGGAGCCGCCGCAGTTGCCCGATCCGCGCGCGCAGGTCATCAAGCCGCAGACGGCCTATCAGGTGGTCTCCATGCTTGAGGGCGTGGTGCAACGCGGCACCGGCCGCAGCGTCGCTGCCGTGGGGAAGCCGCTTGCGGGCAAGACCGGCACCACCAATGACTATTTTGATGCCTGGTTTGTCGGGTTTTCGCCCGATCTTGTGGTCGGGGTGTTCATCGGCTTCGATCAGCCGCGGTCGCTCGGCAAGGGCGAAACGGGCTCGGTCGCAGCCGCGCCGATCTTCCGGGATTTCATGAAGGATGCGTTGAAGGATAAACCCGGCACGCCGTTCCGCATTCCGCCGGGTCTGATGCTGGTGCGGGTCAATCCTCAGACCGGGCAGCCGGTCGGCTATGACGATCCGCGCGGCATTCTAGAAGCCTTCCTGCCGGGGACGGAACCGAATGGCGAAATGACCGTGCTCGACGGATCCACCGGAGAAATGCGCCCGGCGACAGCGACTCCGGACAGCAAGATCAAGGAAGGCACGGGCGGGTTGTATTGA
- the prfB gene encoding peptide chain release factor 2 (programmed frameshift) produces the protein MRAEALSLVDKIKQSMALLRRHLDWDVAIDRLAELNAFAEDPNLWNDPGKAQKLMQERTRLDSSVSAWRTLERELQDAIDLIEMAEAEGDEDMVADAESSLRDLAKFASGREVEALLSGEADANDAFVEIHSGAGGTESQDWASMLLRMYMRWAEQHGFKVDLMEDHAGEEAGIKSATIQIKGPNAYGWLKTESGVHRLVRISPYDSNARRHTSFASCWVYPVVDDNIEIEVLDKDLKIDTYRASGAGGQHVNTTDSAVRITHIPSGIIVACQNERSQHKNRATAMKMLKARLYEQELQKREEATSALHESKSDIGWGHQIRSYVLQPYQMVKDLRTGVESSQPDLVLGGDLDKFLNAALAARVHGGPEGGVEDIG, from the exons ATGCGCGCGGAAGCCCTTTCGCTAGTTGATAAAATCAAGCAGTCGATGGCACTGCTGAGGAGGCATCTT GACTGGGATGTCGCAATAGACAGACTGGCCGAATTGAATGCCTTTGCTGAAGATCCCAATCTTTGGAACGATCCCGGTAAAGCCCAGAAATTGATGCAGGAACGGACCCGGCTTGACAGCTCGGTGTCAGCTTGGCGGACCCTTGAGCGTGAGCTTCAGGATGCCATCGATCTGATCGAGATGGCTGAAGCCGAAGGTGATGAGGACATGGTCGCCGACGCGGAAAGCTCGCTTCGGGATCTGGCGAAATTCGCCTCGGGGCGGGAAGTTGAAGCCCTGTTGTCCGGTGAGGCCGATGCGAACGACGCGTTCGTTGAAATCCATTCGGGCGCGGGCGGGACCGAGAGCCAGGATTGGGCTTCGATGCTGCTGCGCATGTATATGCGTTGGGCCGAGCAACATGGGTTCAAGGTCGATCTGATGGAGGATCATGCCGGGGAAGAAGCCGGCATCAAATCCGCCACCATCCAGATCAAGGGCCCGAACGCCTATGGCTGGCTCAAGACCGAAAGCGGTGTGCATCGGTTGGTGCGCATCTCACCCTATGACTCGAACGCCCGGCGTCATACGAGCTTTGCCAGCTGCTGGGTCTATCCGGTGGTCGATGACAATATCGAGATCGAGGTTCTGGACAAGGACCTGAAGATCGATACTTATCGGGCATCCGGTGCCGGCGGTCAGCATGTCAACACGACCGACAGCGCTGTGCGCATCACGCATATTCCGTCAGGCATCATTGTGGCCTGCCAGAACGAGCGTTCCCAGCACAAGAACCGCGCCACAGCCATGAAAATGCTGAAAGCGCGGCTTTATGAGCAGGAACTGCAAAAGCGTGAGGAAGCGACCAGCGCGCTTCATGAATCGAAGTCGGATATCGGCTGGGGCCATCAGATCCGCTCCTATGTGTTGCAGCCTTATCAGATGGTCAAGGATCTGCGCACCGGCGTGGAATCGAGCCAGCCTGATCTGGTGCTCGGTGGCGATCTCGACAAGTTCCTGAACGCGGCGCTTGCTGCTCGTGTTCATGGCGGGCCGGAAGGCGGGGTCGAGGATATCGGCTGA
- a CDS encoding peptidoglycan DD-metalloendopeptidase family protein — MSDLKAKTKSLMKRLFPERQLYLRANGHVRLLTFSPRHQIIASAVALCFFCWVGVTSVHFLDRDAALAAKEKRLEDMMRSYQALDAELRQMQQGVVETARRLDARQDLLNAALHDGDKPGAAVEIPIPGPQASLTPTKPRSTGMFSWLTGATEDNPSSLASIEANLAGIEARQKTIAERMVILTDSTLGSYDKVLRQTGISKDRLLKVAAVETTLDKTVKGSGGPFVTMDDAIHNLANISEQDDPVARLLSRRMELKAIDAILAHTPFIPPITVAEISSGFGGRHDPFNGHGAMHGGIDLLPKDLNKPILIQAPGIVKKAGWNGPYGQFVEVDHGNGFVTRYGHMRKILVTAGEKLTLNSPIGYVGSTGRSTGPHLHYEIWFGGRPLNPLNFFKIAEDIQNLRQSAASQAHGVKA, encoded by the coding sequence GTGTCAGATCTCAAAGCGAAAACCAAATCGCTTATGAAACGTCTATTTCCGGAGCGGCAGTTATATCTCCGGGCCAATGGACATGTGCGCCTTCTGACTTTTTCGCCCCGTCACCAGATAATCGCCTCCGCCGTCGCTCTCTGTTTCTTCTGCTGGGTCGGCGTGACCTCGGTTCATTTTCTCGACCGCGACGCCGCCCTCGCCGCCAAGGAAAAGCGGCTTGAGGACATGATGCGCTCCTATCAGGCGCTTGATGCCGAGCTGCGCCAGATGCAGCAAGGTGTGGTCGAAACCGCCCGCCGCCTCGATGCCCGTCAGGATCTGCTGAACGCCGCACTCCATGATGGCGACAAGCCAGGCGCTGCCGTGGAAATCCCGATTCCCGGCCCGCAGGCGAGCCTGACGCCCACAAAACCACGCTCGACCGGCATGTTTTCCTGGCTCACCGGCGCAACCGAAGACAACCCAAGCTCGCTCGCCTCCATCGAAGCCAACCTGGCCGGGATCGAAGCCCGCCAGAAAACCATTGCCGAGCGCATGGTTATCCTGACCGACAGCACGCTCGGGTCCTATGACAAGGTGCTGCGCCAAACCGGTATCAGCAAGGACCGGCTGCTTAAGGTCGCCGCCGTTGAAACCACCCTCGACAAAACCGTCAAGGGTTCCGGCGGCCCGTTCGTCACCATGGATGACGCCATCCATAACCTGGCCAATATCTCGGAACAGGACGACCCCGTCGCCAGACTGCTCAGCCGCCGTATGGAGCTGAAGGCCATCGACGCCATTCTCGCCCATACACCTTTTATCCCGCCGATCACAGTGGCCGAAATCTCAAGCGGCTTCGGCGGTCGCCACGATCCTTTTAACGGCCACGGCGCCATGCATGGCGGCATTGACCTGCTGCCCAAAGATCTCAACAAACCGATCCTGATCCAGGCCCCCGGCATCGTCAAAAAAGCCGGCTGGAACGGCCCCTACGGCCAGTTTGTCGAAGTCGACCACGGCAACGGCTTCGTCACCCGCTATGGCCATATGCGGAAAATCCTGGTGACAGCCGGAGAAAAGCTCACCCTCAACAGCCCCATCGGCTATGTCGGCAGCACCGGCCGCAGCACCGGCCCGCATCTCCATTACGAAATCTGGTTCGGCGGCCGCCCGCTCAACCCCCTGAATTTCTTCAAAATCGCCGAAGATATTCAGAATTTACGTCAGTCCGCAGCCTCACAAGCACATGGCGTAAAGGCCTAA
- a CDS encoding ferritin-like domain-containing protein, whose protein sequence is MHPDLPQTLGDAAVAVLTTADASAKAQLSRAAAVAWASGALSFTFPTPPPARPARPARPELLLPRDMPKRRQGGTSGNRAALLHAVAHIELNAIDLAWDMVARFGAEMPRAFADDWVQIGDDEARHFLLLSDRLKAYDAAYGDLPAHDGLWQAAEVTAGDLMARLAVVPLVLEARGLDVTPDMIERFERFEDPESAATLRIIYEDEVGHVAAGRRWLGDLCEKQGLDPVTTYQDLVRRNFRGALKPPFNVPARDAADFPQEFYEPLSRERLG, encoded by the coding sequence GTGCACCCAGACCTCCCCCAAACCCTCGGCGACGCCGCTGTAGCCGTCCTCACCACCGCCGATGCCTCCGCCAAAGCGCAGCTCAGCCGCGCCGCCGCCGTCGCATGGGCATCCGGCGCGCTCAGCTTCACCTTCCCCACCCCGCCGCCCGCACGCCCGGCCCGGCCTGCCCGTCCGGAACTGCTGCTCCCCCGCGACATGCCCAAGCGGCGGCAAGGCGGGACTTCGGGCAACCGCGCCGCCCTCCTCCATGCTGTCGCCCATATCGAATTGAACGCCATCGACCTCGCCTGGGACATGGTCGCCCGCTTCGGAGCCGAGATGCCGCGCGCCTTCGCCGACGACTGGGTGCAGATCGGCGATGACGAGGCCCGGCATTTCCTGTTGCTGAGCGACCGCCTCAAAGCTTACGACGCAGCTTACGGCGATCTCCCCGCCCATGACGGGCTGTGGCAGGCGGCGGAGGTCACAGCCGGTGACCTCATGGCCCGACTCGCCGTGGTGCCTCTGGTGCTCGAAGCCCGCGGCCTTGATGTGACACCCGACATGATCGAGCGATTCGAACGATTCGAAGATCCGGAAAGCGCCGCCACCCTCCGCATCATCTATGAAGATGAAGTCGGCCATGTGGCCGCAGGCCGCCGCTGGCTTGGAGATCTCTGCGAAAAACAGGGGCTTGACCCGGTCACCACCTATCAGGATCTTGTCCGCCGCAACTTTCGCGGGGCCTTGAAGCCGCCGTTCAACGTTCCCGCCCGCGATGCTGCTGATTTTCCACAGGAATTTTACGAACCTCTGTCCCGCGAACGGCTCGGTTAG
- the bcp gene encoding thioredoxin-dependent thiol peroxidase: protein MIDINSPAPDFTLPTGDGSELTLSSLHGKTVVLYFYPKDDTPGCTTEARDFTSKAQDFAAAGAVIIGASKDTPAKHKKFTDKHELAITLVSDEDGKLCEAYGTWILKSFMGRKYMGIERATFLIDASGVIRQIWHNVKVKGHADEVLAAVKAL from the coding sequence ATGATCGACATCAACAGCCCCGCCCCCGATTTCACCCTGCCCACCGGCGACGGCAGCGAGCTGACCCTGTCGTCGCTGCACGGCAAAACCGTCGTGCTCTATTTTTATCCCAAGGACGACACCCCCGGCTGCACCACCGAAGCCCGCGACTTCACTTCCAAAGCCCAGGACTTCGCCGCCGCCGGTGCTGTCATCATCGGCGCCTCCAAGGACACCCCGGCCAAACACAAGAAATTCACCGACAAACATGAGTTGGCGATCACCCTGGTTTCCGACGAAGACGGCAAGCTCTGCGAAGCCTACGGCACCTGGATTCTGAAAAGCTTCATGGGCCGCAAATACATGGGCATAGAACGCGCCACCTTCCTGATCGACGCCTCAGGCGTAATCCGCCAGATCTGGCACAACGTAAAAGTCAAAGGCCATGCCGATGAGGTTCTGGCGGCGGTGAAGGCGCTTTAA